The following proteins are encoded in a genomic region of Triticum dicoccoides isolate Atlit2015 ecotype Zavitan chromosome 1B, WEW_v2.0, whole genome shotgun sequence:
- the LOC119349965 gene encoding putrescine hydroxycinnamoyltransferase 3-like: MNMAVDGFGEPGIRVVSRRLVKASDPSIQPHVVPLSNLDLYVGNVQVAILCLYPKLPAGRDFAGVVATFESLLPALLNEFYPFAGRIGTNPSSGLPELLCHNQGSELVVGEVGVALGSLDYGLADKSLKKLMLPYAEDVTFSVQLLSFACGNFSLLWATNHLVGDGHDNIRFLRMWSQLARTGKIVADGDGDGKLCHDRSVFRPRNPPSYRASLAADITTFDPRRLVNVLTAHDSFVDRLYYIEAADIASLREMASTEQRRSSRVQAVSAYLWKVLAGVVAASRVPEERCRMGWWVSARRRLTSPELASAMRNYFGNVTTYAYGDASVEEIQRKSLAEVAAMAREPVASVNYEEYIQDLVDFVEVHKGQGLMETPVVGLGSPILSQSVFDSFPLDTDFGFGQAALAMPISDFANLCSAYLSISAKPAGDGSWLVSAYIWPRLAAALEADEQHIFKPLTAEYLGLTAS; the protein is encoded by the coding sequence ATGAATATGGCTGTAGATGGGTTTGGCGAGCCGGGCATTCGTGTGGTGAGTCGCCGGCTGGTGAAGGCATCCGACCCGTCCATCCAACCGCACGTGGTGCCCCTCTCCAACCTCGACCTGTACGTCGGCAACGTACAAGTCGCCATACTATGCCTCTATCCCAAGCTTCCGGCGGGCAGGGATTTCGCCGGCGTGGTGGCCACCTTCGAGTCCCTGCTGCCGGCCTTACTCAACGAGTTCTACCCTTTCGCCGGCCGCATCGGCACCAACCCAAGCTCAGGCCTCCCCGAGCTGCTCTGCCACAACCAGGGCTCGGAGCTGGTCGTGGGAGAGGTCGGCGTCGCCCTGGGGAGCCTGGACTACGGCCTGGCCGACAAGTCCCTGAAGAAGCTGATGCTCCCGTACGCGGAGGACGTCACCTTCTCAGTGCAGCTGCTGTCCTTCGCCTGCGGCAACTTCTCCCTGCTGTGGGCAACCAACCACCTCGTCGGCGACGGCCATGACAACATCAGGTTCCTGCGGATGTGGTCCCAGCTCGCACGAACGGGCAAAATCGTCGccgacggagatggagatggaaagctATGCCACGACCGCTCGGTGTTCCGCCCTCGCAACCCGCCGTCGTACAGAGCCTCGCTCGCCGCCGACATAACGACGTTCGACCCGCGCCGGCTGGTAAACGTTCTGACGGCCCACGACAGCTTCGTCGACCGCCTCTACTACATCGAGGCGGCCGACATCGCCAGCTTGCGCGAGATGGCGAGCACCGAGCAGCGCCGCTCCTCACGCGTCCAGGCGGTCTCCGCGTACCTGTGGAAGGTCCTCGCCGGCGTGGTTGCCGCTTCCCGCGTGCCGGAGGAGCGCTGCCGCATGGGGTGGTGGGTGAGCGCGCGCCGTCGTCTCACGTCGCCCGAGCTAGCCTCTGCGATGCGCAACTACTTCGGCAACGTCACGACCTACGCGTACGGGGACGCGAGCGTGGAGGAGATCCAGCGCAAGTCGCTCGCGGAGGTGGCGGCCATGGCGCGGGAGCCGGTCGCCTCCGTCAACTACGAGGAGTACATCCAGGATCTGGTGGACTTCGTGGAGGTGCACAAGGGCCAAGGGCTGATGGAGACTCCCGTGGTCGGGCTGGGCAGCCCGATCCTAAGCCAGTCCGTGTTCGACTCATTCCCGCTTGACACCGACTTCGGCTTCGGCCAAGCTGCTCTGGCCATGCCCATCTCCGACTTCGCCAACCTCTGCTCAGCCTACCTGTCCATCAGCGCCAAGCCGGCAGGCGACGGCTCCTGGCTCGTCAGTGCCTACATATGGCCTCGTCTCGCCGCCGCCCTCGAGGCCGACGAGCAGCACATCTTCAAGCCTCTCACGGCGGAGTACCTTGGCCTCACAGCCTCCTAG